A genome region from Camelina sativa cultivar DH55 chromosome 10, Cs, whole genome shotgun sequence includes the following:
- the LOC104719357 gene encoding uncharacterized protein LOC104719357 → MEESLKALRIRLKARKILVSSSHNELAIVVDRLFLRKESEGYQTARALYDHCVANFPDCLALKLLQVYQPSSDGVTRFRSIYQLSETLTDLISSDDFKLSLDSLYEIKRALIPCLEMQETEESDIKILRRIVSCVAYNVVELHKEEWDELGDCILTLASSEPVNAFHVFVDLPTVYKGFINKFKHKILEEASKVFLDPYRVEHWSLALQTLVKMWIHLVNIGVRVELIVVLMDIQVPPFVSSVKKLVDKEKEHFLVKGLEDFERFFSRDMSLYHYTTDQCRFVSTLMSKIEGVGTHLTKEVVMRIQMLVTGQESPVIKPHDDDLNNRFDCGWNDHLKNLSSLEVLRIFAATELEDRSREIAIRRLKVLLSDHTSEKVEIDAAEIRELLPLLISCLKEGVSDSMFKVLAEVMDDVTYEMMICQDDECYELRDYIASSTTEFQRAVCIFQCLSVELVDADFLYPVMDKLFPEIMKGLEPPGELLVDNSFWVSAFTGGFCAAAHLIEGPGNSVVVSTIAHKMIDSVENLVERQMEVGLVRRAFRDVETIVKKQLVWYSTSEYKFLKALLWRLYSIEGMKWESKIVLWRINVVVERDVEEEKKELPKEGEFDWSNFTVEKVE, encoded by the coding sequence ATGGAGGAATCTTTGAAAGCATTGCGAATTAGGTTGAAAGCGAGAAAGATTCTTGTGAGTTCAAGCCACAATGAACTAGCGATTGTTGTGGATCGACTCTTTCTGCGTAAAGAATCCGAAGGATATCAAACCGCGCGAGCTCTGTACGATCACTGCGTCGCTAATTTCCCAGATTGCTTAGCGTTAAAGCTTCTTCAGGTGTATCAGCCTTCTTCCGATGGCGTTACAAGATTCCGATCGATCTATCAACTCTCCGAAACCCTCACCGATTTGATTTCTTCCGATGACTTCAAACTCTCTCTCGACTCTCTCTATGAAATCAAAAGGGCTTTGATTCCGTGCTTGGAGATGCAAGAAACCGAAGAATCTGACATCAAGATCCTCAGAAGAATCGTGTCTTGTGTAGCTTACAATGTCGTGGAGTTGCATAAAGAGGAATGGGACGAGCTCGGTGATTGTATCTTAACACTGGCGAGTAGCGAACCTGTGAACGCTTTTCacgtttttgttgatttgccaACAGTCTACAAGGGTTTCATCAACAAGTTTAAGCACAAAATCTTGGAGGAAGCGAGTAAGGTCTTTCTTGATCCTTATAGAGTCGAACATTGGAGCTTGGCTTTGCAAACTCTTGTTAAAATGTGGATTCATCTGGTGAATATAGGGGTGAGGGTCGAGTTGATTGTTGTGTTAATGGATATTCAGGTTCCCCCTTTTGTGAGTTCAGTAAAGAAGCTAGTTGACAAGGAAAAGGAacattttttggtaaaagggcTTGAAGATTTCGAGAGGTTCTTCTCACGAGACATGAGTCTGTATCATTACACTACGGATCAGTGCCGTTTTGTGTCGACTTTAATGAGCAAGATCGAAGGAGTTGGGACTCATTTGACCAAGGAGGTTGTGATGAGGATCCAAATGCTGGTTACAGGACAGGAAAGTCCAGTCATCAAACCCCATGATGATGATCTTAACAATCGTTTTGACTGTGGCTGGAATGATCATTTGAAGAATTTATCTTCGCTGGAAGTCTTGAGAATCTTTGCGGCAACTGAACTTGAAGATAGGTCCAGAGAGATAGCTATCAGACGGCTCAAGGTCTTACTATCTGATCACACTTCAGAGAAGGTGGAAATAGATGCTGCAGAGATAAGAGAACTCCTACCATTGCTCATCTCTTGCTTAAAGGAAGGAGTTTCCGACAGTATGTTCAAAGTCCTAGCTGAGGTGATGGACGATGTTACGTATGAGATGATGATCTGCCAAGATGATGAATGCTATGAGCTACGCGATTATATTGCATCGAGTACAACAGAGTTTCAGAGAGCGGTTTGTATCTTCCAATGCTTATCAGTTGAACTTGTTGATGCAGATTTTTTGTACCCTGTGATGGATAAACTTTTCCCTGAGATAATGAAAGGGCTAGAGCCACCAGGAGAGTTGTTGGTAGATAACAGTTTCTGGGTCTCGGCGTTTACCGGTGGCTTCTGTGCAGCAGCTCACTTGATAGAGGGCCCAGGTAACAGTGTCGTCGTTAGCACGATTGCACATAAGATGATAGATTCTGTAGAAAATCTTGTTGAAAGACAAATGGAAGTTGGGCTTGTGAGGAGAGCTTTCAGAGATGTTGAAACCATTGTGAAGAAACAGTTGGTATGGTACAGCACAAGCGAATACAAATTCCTTAAGGCTCTGCTTTGGAGACTGTATTCAATCGAAGGGATGAAATGGGAAAGTAAGATTGTACTGTGGAGAATCAACGTGGTAGTCGAGAGAGATgtggaagaggagaagaaagagctACCAAAGGAGGGTGAGTTTGATTGGTCGAACTTTACAGTTGAAAAGGTTGAATAG
- the LOC104719358 gene encoding uncharacterized protein LOC104719358: MVDGDEMSESLNLRLKAREILVSPSHKDVAIVVDQLFLRKESKQYQTAQALYHFCVANFPDCLALKLLQVFQSSSNGVTRFRSIYQLSLTLTDLRNREFELSLDSLYVIKRVLIPCLTRQETKESDIKILRRIVSCVADNVMDFHKDEWDELGDCIFLLANKEPVKAFNVFLDLPPVYEEFIKKFLKIMLDKAKEVLVDPEESVVEDWSLALQTLVKLGIQFFSTGMKRDVIKNIMRSQLVNVLQSAKMLVEIGQEKFLVRGLEDFERSLSRDMSLYKYTKDQCHFVSTFVTEIGNVREVGTQTKEIVCKINMLFTKPYHQETDQDHGAEFGRDWYDHLKDLSSLEVLEIFASTELEDRSREIAIRRVNVLLSYHTSKKMHIDFSVMRQLQPLLISCLRQQGITDSMFKVLGEVVSHVAYELFKHQDVTWYALRNYIASSKTEFHRAAYIFQCLTMPLEHVEFVVPVIEVILPEISRRINPPTELFVDNSCWVLAFTGAFFAAIHLIEVSSHARYVKEIAHKMIDSVRELVGRGMEVGLVRRAFRDVEGIVKKQLRWYGTSKYKLVKGLLWRLYTIKGMKWESKIVLWRINVIVERGVDEMVKELPENEFDWLNLTDEELE; encoded by the coding sequence ATGGTCGACGGAGACGAAATGTCAGAATCTTTGAATCTTAGGTTGAAAGCGAGGGAGATTCTTGTGAGTCCAAGCCACAAAGACGTAGCGATTGTTGTGGATCAACTCTTTCTACGTAAAGAATCCAAACAATATCAAACAGCGCAAGCTCTGTACCATTTCTGTGTCGCTAATTTCCCAGATTGCTTAGCCCTCAAGCTTCTTCAGGTCTTTCAATCTTCTTCCAATGGCGTCACCAGATTCCGATCAATCTATCAACTCTCCTTGACTCTCACCGATTTGAGAAACCGCGAGTTCGAACTCTCTCTCGACTCTCTTTATGTAATCAAAAGGGTTCTGATTCCGTGTTTGACAAGGCAGGAGACCAAAGAATCTGACATCAAGATCCTCAGAAGAATCGTGTCTTGTGTAGCTGACAATGTCATGGACTTTCATAAAGACGAATGGGACGAGCTTGGCGATTGTATATTCTTGCTTGCAAATAAAGAACCTGTCAAGGCTTTTAACGTCTTCCTCGATTTGCCACCGGTCTACGAGGAGTTCAtcaagaagtttctgaagatTATGTTAGATAAAGCTAAGGAGGTTTTGGTTGATCCTGAGGAAAGTGTAGTTGAAGATTGGAGCTTGGCTTTACAGACTCTTGTTAAATTGGGGATTCAGTTTTTCAGTACAGGTATGAAACGGGACGTGATTAAGAATATAATGAGATCTCAGCTTGTGAATGTTCTGCAATCAGCAAAAATGCTAGTGGAGATTGGACAGGAAAAGTTTTTGGTACGAGGGCTTGAAGATTTCGAAAGGTCTCTATCAAGAGACATGAGTCTGTATAAGTACACTAAAGATCAATGCCATTTTGTGTCGACGTTCGTGACAGAGATCGGAAATGTCAGAGAAGTAGGAACACAGACCAAGGAGATTGTATGCAAGATCAACATGTTGTTTACAAAACCATATCATCAGGAAACTGATCAAGATCATGGAGCAGAATTTGGCCGTGACTGGTATGACCATTTGAAAGATTTATCTTCACTAGAAGTCTTAGAGATCTTTGCGTCAACTGAACTTGAAGATAGGTCCAGAGAGATAGCAATCAGAAGGGTCAATGTCTTACTCTCTTATCACACTTCAAAGAAAATGCATATAGACTTTTCAGTGATGAGACAACTCCAGCCGTTGCTTATCTCTTGCCTTCGGCAACAAGGAATCACAGACAGTATGTTTAAAGTCTTAGGTGAGGTGGTGAGTCACGTTGCGTATGAGTTGTTCAAACACCAAGATGTCACATGGTACGCTTTACGCAATTATATTGCATCGAGTAAAACAGAGTTTCACAGAGCGGCTTATATCTTCCAGTGCTTAACAATGCCGCTTGAACATGTGGAGTTTGTGGTTCCTGTGATTGAAGTTATTCTCCCAGAGATAAGCAGAAGGATAAACCCACCAACAGAGTTGTTTGTAGATAACAGTTGCTGGGTTTTGGCGTTTACAGGTGCCTTCTTTGCAGCAATTCACTTGATAGAGGTCTCAAGTCACGCTAGATACGTTAAGGAGATCGCACATAAGATGATAGATTCAGTGAGAGAGCTTGTAGGAAGAGGAATGGAAGTTGGGCTTGTGAGGAGAGCTTTCAGAGATGTGGAAGGCATTGTGAAGAAACAGTTGCGATGGTATGGTACAAGCAAGTACAAATTGGTTAAGGGTCTGCTTTGGAGACTGTATACAATCAAAGGCATGAAATGGGAAAGTAAGATTGTGTTGTGGAGGATCAACGTGATTGTTGAGAGAGGAGTAGATGAAATGGTTAAAGAGCTGCCGGAGAATGAGTTTGATTGGTTGAACCTTACTGATGAGGAGCTTGAATAG
- the LOC104719362 gene encoding uncharacterized protein LOC104719362 isoform X2 gives MAMAESSNLMLKSRDVLATPSHEGFETIVEQLAMRQETKEYKTAFALFDFCATRFPNCYTLKLLKVYRCSSNNAIRYRSIYILAGTLADLRNRKFELSRVGLHEIKPLLIECLTMQETKESDMKILRRIVSIITYNVMVCDNGGWNELSDCILWLASTEPLKAFHVFLDLPAVYGTFIDNFMNIILEEAEEILVHPEKSEVEGWSLALETVVKLGIQVLDTEMRVDLIKKLINTVVNSVKELVEKGMEQFLVQGLQHLEGFLSRDKTMYGYNKSQCHFVMTIMFKIKDFGTQTKDVIRKINQLVKSQDNAASKPVVKPQETQIDGVEYDRGLYNHLKTLSSVDVLKIFMSNAVEDRSREIAIKRLEVVLSDHTSMELQIDISEMRELQSLLISCLKLEGISDSMFKVLGEVLNHVVYEMSNHQDVAWDGIRDCIALQSKTKFQRAVYIFQCLTMPLEDDGFVIHVMENLLPEISRRLNPPTELLVDNSCWVLAFTGAFCATIHLIEILSQAESCKEIANKMIDSVRELVERGGMEVGLVRRAFRDLESIVKKQLEWYETVEYKFVKGLLWKLYAIKRHEMGK, from the exons atgGCAATGGCGGAATCTTCGAATCTCATGTTGAAATCGAGAGACGTTCTCGCTACACCAAGCCACGAAGGATTCGAGACCATCGTCGAACAACTCGCAATGCGTCAAGAAACCAAAGAATACAAAACCGCGTTTGCTCTGTTCGACTTCTGCGCTACTCGTTTCCCAAATTGCTACACCCTAAAGCTTCTCAAGGTCTATCGATGCTCTTCCAATAACGCCATCAGATACCGATCGATCTATATCCTCGCCGGAACCCTAGCCGATCTCAGAAACCGCAAGTTCGAACTCTCTCGCGTCGGTCTCCACGAAATCAAACCACTTCTGATTGAGTGCCTTACGATGCAAGAAACCAAAGAATCCGACATGAAGATCCTCAGAAGAATCGTTTCTATCATAACCTACAACGTTATGGTTTGCGATAACGGTGGATGGAACGAGCTCAGTGATTGTATCCTCTGGCTCGCGAGCACTGAACCTCTCAAGGCTTTTCACGTCTTCCTCGATTTGCCAGCAGTCTACGGTACATTCATCGACAATTTTATGAACATTATTTTAGAGGAAGCTGAGGAGATCTTGGTTCATCCTGAGAAAAGTGAAGTTGAAGGTTGGAGCTTAGCTTTAGAAACTGTTGTTAAACTGGGGATTCAGGTTTTGGATACAGAGATGAGAGTTGATTTGATTAAGAAGCTTATCAACACTGTTGTGAATTCAGTGAAGGAGCTAGTGGAGAAAGGGATGGAGCAGTTTCTGGTACAAGGGCTTCAGCATCTGGAGGGGTTCTTGTCACGAGACAAGACTATGTATGGTTACAATAAGAGTCAGTGTCACTTCGTGATGACTATCATGTTCAAGATCAAAGATTTTGGAACACAGACTAAAGATGTTATAAGGAAGATTAATCAGTTGGTTAAATCACAGGACAATGCAGCGAGCAAACCTGTTGTGAAACCTCAGGAGACTCAAATTGATGGTGTAGAATATGATCGTGGCTTGTATAACCATCTGAAGACTTTGTCATCTGTTGATGTTTTGAAAATCTTTATGTCAAATGCTGTTGAAGATAGGTCCAGAGAGATAGCAATCAAACGGCTTGAAGTTGTACTCTCTGATCACACTTCAATGGAGTTGCAAATAGACATCTCAGAGATGAGAGAACTCCAGTCATTGCTCATCTCTTGCCTTAAGCTAGAAGGAATCTCTGATAGCATGTTTAAAGTCTTAGGTGAGGTGCTGAACCACGTTGTGTATGAGATGTCCAACCACCAAGATGTCGCATGGGACGGTATACGCGATTGTATTGCATTGCAAAGCAAAACAAAGTTTCAGAGAGCGGTTTATATCTTCCAGTGCTTAACAATGCCGCTTGAAGATGACGGGTTTGTGATTCATGTGATGGAGAATCTGCTCCCAGAGATAAGCAGAAGGTTAAACCCACCAACAGAGTTGTTGGTAGATAACAGTTGCTGGGTTTTGGCGTTTACTGGTGCATTCTGTGCGACCATTCACTTGATAGAGATCCTAAGCCAAGCTGAATCCTGTAAGGAGATTGCAAATAAGATGATAGATTCTGTGAGAGAGCTTGTGGAAAGAGGAGGAATGGAAGTTGGACTTGTTAGGAGAGCTTTCAGAGATCTTGAAAGCATTGTCAAGAAACAATTGGAATGGTACGAAACGGTGGAATACAAATTTGTTAAGGGTCTGCTTTGGAAACTCTATG CAATCAAAAGGCATGAAATGGGAAAGTAG
- the LOC104719362 gene encoding uncharacterized protein LOC104719362 isoform X1: protein MAMAESSNLMLKSRDVLATPSHEGFETIVEQLAMRQETKEYKTAFALFDFCATRFPNCYTLKLLKVYRCSSNNAIRYRSIYILAGTLADLRNRKFELSRVGLHEIKPLLIECLTMQETKESDMKILRRIVSIITYNVMVCDNGGWNELSDCILWLASTEPLKAFHVFLDLPAVYGTFIDNFMNIILEEAEEILVHPEKSEVEGWSLALETVVKLGIQVLDTEMRVDLIKKLINTVVNSVKELVEKGMEQFLVQGLQHLEGFLSRDKTMYGYNKSQCHFVMTIMFKIKDFGTQTKDVIRKINQLVKSQDNAASKPVVKPQETQIDGVEYDRGLYNHLKTLSSVDVLKIFMSNAVEDRSREIAIKRLEVVLSDHTSMELQIDISEMRELQSLLISCLKLEGISDSMFKVLGEVLNHVVYEMSNHQDVAWDGIRDCIALQSKTKFQRAVYIFQCLTMPLEDDGFVIHVMENLLPEISRRLNPPTELLVDNSCWVLAFTGAFCATIHLIEILSQAESCKEIANKMIDSVRELVERGGMEVGLVRRAFRDLESIVKKQLEWYETVEYKFVKGLLWKLYAIKGMKWESKIVLWRINVIVERQVNEEVKVFPKGEFDWLNLPEA from the coding sequence atgGCAATGGCGGAATCTTCGAATCTCATGTTGAAATCGAGAGACGTTCTCGCTACACCAAGCCACGAAGGATTCGAGACCATCGTCGAACAACTCGCAATGCGTCAAGAAACCAAAGAATACAAAACCGCGTTTGCTCTGTTCGACTTCTGCGCTACTCGTTTCCCAAATTGCTACACCCTAAAGCTTCTCAAGGTCTATCGATGCTCTTCCAATAACGCCATCAGATACCGATCGATCTATATCCTCGCCGGAACCCTAGCCGATCTCAGAAACCGCAAGTTCGAACTCTCTCGCGTCGGTCTCCACGAAATCAAACCACTTCTGATTGAGTGCCTTACGATGCAAGAAACCAAAGAATCCGACATGAAGATCCTCAGAAGAATCGTTTCTATCATAACCTACAACGTTATGGTTTGCGATAACGGTGGATGGAACGAGCTCAGTGATTGTATCCTCTGGCTCGCGAGCACTGAACCTCTCAAGGCTTTTCACGTCTTCCTCGATTTGCCAGCAGTCTACGGTACATTCATCGACAATTTTATGAACATTATTTTAGAGGAAGCTGAGGAGATCTTGGTTCATCCTGAGAAAAGTGAAGTTGAAGGTTGGAGCTTAGCTTTAGAAACTGTTGTTAAACTGGGGATTCAGGTTTTGGATACAGAGATGAGAGTTGATTTGATTAAGAAGCTTATCAACACTGTTGTGAATTCAGTGAAGGAGCTAGTGGAGAAAGGGATGGAGCAGTTTCTGGTACAAGGGCTTCAGCATCTGGAGGGGTTCTTGTCACGAGACAAGACTATGTATGGTTACAATAAGAGTCAGTGTCACTTCGTGATGACTATCATGTTCAAGATCAAAGATTTTGGAACACAGACTAAAGATGTTATAAGGAAGATTAATCAGTTGGTTAAATCACAGGACAATGCAGCGAGCAAACCTGTTGTGAAACCTCAGGAGACTCAAATTGATGGTGTAGAATATGATCGTGGCTTGTATAACCATCTGAAGACTTTGTCATCTGTTGATGTTTTGAAAATCTTTATGTCAAATGCTGTTGAAGATAGGTCCAGAGAGATAGCAATCAAACGGCTTGAAGTTGTACTCTCTGATCACACTTCAATGGAGTTGCAAATAGACATCTCAGAGATGAGAGAACTCCAGTCATTGCTCATCTCTTGCCTTAAGCTAGAAGGAATCTCTGATAGCATGTTTAAAGTCTTAGGTGAGGTGCTGAACCACGTTGTGTATGAGATGTCCAACCACCAAGATGTCGCATGGGACGGTATACGCGATTGTATTGCATTGCAAAGCAAAACAAAGTTTCAGAGAGCGGTTTATATCTTCCAGTGCTTAACAATGCCGCTTGAAGATGACGGGTTTGTGATTCATGTGATGGAGAATCTGCTCCCAGAGATAAGCAGAAGGTTAAACCCACCAACAGAGTTGTTGGTAGATAACAGTTGCTGGGTTTTGGCGTTTACTGGTGCATTCTGTGCGACCATTCACTTGATAGAGATCCTAAGCCAAGCTGAATCCTGTAAGGAGATTGCAAATAAGATGATAGATTCTGTGAGAGAGCTTGTGGAAAGAGGAGGAATGGAAGTTGGACTTGTTAGGAGAGCTTTCAGAGATCTTGAAAGCATTGTCAAGAAACAATTGGAATGGTACGAAACGGTGGAATACAAATTTGTTAAGGGTCTGCTTTGGAAACTCTATGCAATCAAAGGCATGAAATGGGAAAGTAAGATTGTGTTGTGGAGAATCAACGTGATTGTGGAGAGACAAGTGAATGAGGAGGTGAAAGTCTTCCCAAAGGGTGAGTTTGATTGGCTGAACCTACCTGAGGCTTAG
- the LOC104719362 gene encoding uncharacterized protein LOC104719362 isoform X3, producing the protein MAMAESSNLMLKSRDVLATPSHEGFETIVEQLAMRQETKEYKTAFALFDFCATRFPNCYTLKLLKVYRCSSNNAIRYRSIYILAGTLADLRNRKFELSRVGLHEIKPLLIECLTMQETKESDMKILRRIVSIITYNVMVCDNGGWNELSDCILWLASTEPLKAFHVFLDLPAVYGTFIDNFMNIILEEAEEILVHPEKSEVEGWSLALETVVKLGIQVLDTEMRVDLIKKLINTVVNSVKELVEKGMEQFLVQGLQHLEGFLSRDKTMYGYNKSQCHFVMTIMFKIKDFGTQTKDVIRKINQLVKSQDNAASKPVVKPQETQIDGVEYDRGLYNHLKTLSSVDVLKIFMSNAVEDRSREIAIKRLEVVLSDHTSMELQIDISEMRELQSLLISCLKLEGISDSMFKVLEISRRLNPPTELLVDNSCWVLAFTGAFCATIHLIEILSQAESCKEIANKMIDSVRELVERGGMEVGLVRRAFRDLESIVKKQLEWYETVEYKFVKGLLWKLYAIKGMKWESKIVLWRINVIVERQVNEEVKVFPKGEFDWLNLPEA; encoded by the exons atgGCAATGGCGGAATCTTCGAATCTCATGTTGAAATCGAGAGACGTTCTCGCTACACCAAGCCACGAAGGATTCGAGACCATCGTCGAACAACTCGCAATGCGTCAAGAAACCAAAGAATACAAAACCGCGTTTGCTCTGTTCGACTTCTGCGCTACTCGTTTCCCAAATTGCTACACCCTAAAGCTTCTCAAGGTCTATCGATGCTCTTCCAATAACGCCATCAGATACCGATCGATCTATATCCTCGCCGGAACCCTAGCCGATCTCAGAAACCGCAAGTTCGAACTCTCTCGCGTCGGTCTCCACGAAATCAAACCACTTCTGATTGAGTGCCTTACGATGCAAGAAACCAAAGAATCCGACATGAAGATCCTCAGAAGAATCGTTTCTATCATAACCTACAACGTTATGGTTTGCGATAACGGTGGATGGAACGAGCTCAGTGATTGTATCCTCTGGCTCGCGAGCACTGAACCTCTCAAGGCTTTTCACGTCTTCCTCGATTTGCCAGCAGTCTACGGTACATTCATCGACAATTTTATGAACATTATTTTAGAGGAAGCTGAGGAGATCTTGGTTCATCCTGAGAAAAGTGAAGTTGAAGGTTGGAGCTTAGCTTTAGAAACTGTTGTTAAACTGGGGATTCAGGTTTTGGATACAGAGATGAGAGTTGATTTGATTAAGAAGCTTATCAACACTGTTGTGAATTCAGTGAAGGAGCTAGTGGAGAAAGGGATGGAGCAGTTTCTGGTACAAGGGCTTCAGCATCTGGAGGGGTTCTTGTCACGAGACAAGACTATGTATGGTTACAATAAGAGTCAGTGTCACTTCGTGATGACTATCATGTTCAAGATCAAAGATTTTGGAACACAGACTAAAGATGTTATAAGGAAGATTAATCAGTTGGTTAAATCACAGGACAATGCAGCGAGCAAACCTGTTGTGAAACCTCAGGAGACTCAAATTGATGGTGTAGAATATGATCGTGGCTTGTATAACCATCTGAAGACTTTGTCATCTGTTGATGTTTTGAAAATCTTTATGTCAAATGCTGTTGAAGATAGGTCCAGAGAGATAGCAATCAAACGGCTTGAAGTTGTACTCTCTGATCACACTTCAATGGAGTTGCAAATAGACATCTCAGAGATGAGAGAACTCCAGTCATTGCTCATCTCTTGCCTTAAGCTAGAAGGAATCTCTGATAGCATGTTTAAAGTCTTAG AGATAAGCAGAAGGTTAAACCCACCAACAGAGTTGTTGGTAGATAACAGTTGCTGGGTTTTGGCGTTTACTGGTGCATTCTGTGCGACCATTCACTTGATAGAGATCCTAAGCCAAGCTGAATCCTGTAAGGAGATTGCAAATAAGATGATAGATTCTGTGAGAGAGCTTGTGGAAAGAGGAGGAATGGAAGTTGGACTTGTTAGGAGAGCTTTCAGAGATCTTGAAAGCATTGTCAAGAAACAATTGGAATGGTACGAAACGGTGGAATACAAATTTGTTAAGGGTCTGCTTTGGAAACTCTATGCAATCAAAGGCATGAAATGGGAAAGTAAGATTGTGTTGTGGAGAATCAACGTGATTGTGGAGAGACAAGTGAATGAGGAGGTGAAAGTCTTCCCAAAGGGTGAGTTTGATTGGCTGAACCTACCTGAGGCTTAG
- the LOC104719364 gene encoding exosome complex component RRP4 homolog translates to MGKLREVEILLNQTQKVRFERAMERLQSLSSTTNNSVIVADSIPFNHDEAFLKGHGTSLVDGELLTTVCGVVNHVDKLVYVRTLRARYKPEVGDIVLLRYSFVAQRQSRWRVDLNSTQDGLLKLSSMNMPDAVQKRNTSVDELNMRNILAEDDVVCAQVGESQRDGSLLARSNKYGKLHKGQLLKVDPYLVRRSNLHFHFIESLGIDLILVRNGFIWVGEHTQSNDPMVVDDEIISSKTRQSILRIGNAIRVLSTLGFTLTLAVIMETFDLSNMENVQIHDMLGSEFHVWSQRGKLKEEHVHSKKNVKALI, encoded by the exons ATGGGAAAACTAAGGGAGGTAGAGATACTATTGAACCAGACGCAGAAGGTCAGATTTGAGAGAGCTATGGAGCGGCTACAATCTCTGTCGTCGACGACAAACAATTCTGTCATCGTTGCCGACTCCATCCCCTTCAACCACGATGAAGCCTTCCTTAA GGGACACGGAACTTCCTTGGTCGACGGTGAGTTGCTGACGACGGTCTGTGGAGTGGTGAATCACGTGGACAAGCTCGTCTATGTACGCACCTTGCGAGCCAG GTACAAGCCTGAGGTTGGGGATATTGTGTTATTGAGGTATAGTTTT gTTGCTCAAAGACAAAGCCGTTGGAGAGTGGATCTTAACTCTACTCAAGATGGATTACTGAAGCTTTCTTCCATGAACATGCCTGATGCTGTTCAG AAGCGAAACACATCTGTGGATGAACTCAATATGCGGAATATTTTGGCAGAAGATGATGTAGTTTGT GCCCAAGTAGGTGAATCTCAGCGTGATGGCAGCCTACTAGCTAGAAGTAACAAGTATGGGAAG CTACACAAGGGACAGCTTCTCAAGGTTGATCCTTACTTGGTTAGGAGAAGCAACCTTCACTTTCATTTCATTGAAAGTCTTGGGATCGATTTGATTCTCGTCCGCAATGGCTTCATTTGGGTCGGGGAACACACCCAATCCAATGATCCTATGGTTGTGGATGACGAGATCATCTCATCAAAGACTCGACAAAGCATTCTCAGAATCGGTAATGCGATACGGGTCTTGTCTACTCTAGGCTTCACTCTCACTCTAGCAGTGATCATGGAAACTTTTGACTTGAGCAACATGGAGAATGTCCAAATACATGACATGCTTGGATCAGAGTTCCACGTCTGGTCACAGAGAGGGAAGCTGAAAGAAGAACACGTGCATAGTAAGAAAAACGTGAAAGCCCTCATCTAA
- the LOC104719365 gene encoding eukaryotic translation initiation factor 3 subunit J: MDDWEAEDFQPLPAKVELKSNWDDEDVDENDIKDSWEEEDVTAPPPVVKPAPEKAPKKAGAKAVEKKVKTVEASKEPSREEPLDPIAEKLRMQRLVEEADYQSTAELFGVKTVGKSADMLIPKSESDFVEYAELISQRLVPFEKSFHYIGLLKTVMRLSLVNMKAADVKDVASSITAIANEKLKAEKEASSRKRTAKKKQLHVDKPDDDLVSGPYGAMDDDDFM; encoded by the exons ATGGATGATTGGG AGGCCGAGGACTTTCAACCACTTCCTGCGAAAGTTGAACTGAAAAGTAACTGGGATGATGAGGATGTGGATGAGAATGATATCAAGGACTCTTGGGAGGAGGAAGATGTAACTGCACCG CCACCCGTGGTAAAACCTGCTCCTGAGAAAGCTCCAAAGAAAGCAGGAGCAAAAGCTGTTGAAAAGAAGGTTAAAACTGTTGAAGCTTCAAAAGAACCATCAAGGGAAGAACCTCTTGATCCAATTGCTGAGAAACTTCGCATGCAGAG GCTTGTGGAGGAAGCTGATTACCAGTCAACTGCTGAACTCTTTGGAGTAAAGACTGTTGGGAAAAGCGCCGATATGTTAATTCCGAAGTCTGAAAGCGATTTCGTGGAGTATGCTGAGTTGATATCTCAGAGACTTGTACCATTTGAG AAAAGTTTTCACTATATTGGGCTACTCAAAACAGTGATGAGACTTTCTTTGGTCAATATGAAAGCAGCAGATGTTAAAGACGTTGCTTCGTCCATTACAGCTATAGCAAATGAAAAATTGAAGGCGGAGAAAGAAGCCTCTAGCAGAAAAAGGACAG CTAAGAAGAAACAACTTCATGTGGATAAGCCTGACGACGATCTTGTTTCGGGTCCTTACGGTGCGATGGACGATGATGATTTCATGTGA